AATGGTGTTGACTTGCCAGTCGGCATCAACTGCTTCGTTAGTAATCGCCTCGATCTGCTCCAGCTGATGCGGAGTCAATGCCTCGGTGTAGTTGAAGTCAAACCGCAGGTAACCCGGCTTATTCATGGAACCAGCCTGTACGGCAGTCGGCCCGAGTACTTCTCGTAATGCCGCATGGATTAGATGGGTAGCAGAATGGGCTTGTCGGGCAGCATGCCGCCACTTGGGATCGACTGAAGCTGTGACCGTGTCGCCAATGCCAAGGCCGCCATTTTCTATTACTGCCCGGTGCACCCACAGCTTCTTCCCGACTTTTTGCACGTCGTGAACGTTCAGAAGGGTATCGCCCATTTTGATTAAGCCACGGTCGCCAATCTGACCACCAGATTCAGCATAGAAGCTAGAAGCGTCAAGAATGACCTCTACTTCCTGACCAGCGTGGACCTCATTAACCTTTTGGCCGTCAGCAATCAGGCCGATCACTTTGGAGTCGGTCTCCAGATCATCAAATCCAACAAATTCGGTCGGATGCTCGTCTACCCACTGGCGGTAGATAGACAGATCCGCATGCCCGTGTTTCTTTGCCTGGGAATCGGCTTTTGCCCGAGCACGCTGCTGCGCCATCAAAGTATCGAAGCCCTCAGTATCAACTTCCAACCCTGCTTCGGCAGCCATTTCAAGGGTCAAATCAATCGGGAAACCGTAGGTATCGTGCAATGCAAAAGCATCCGCACCCATTAAGGTTTTAGATCCCTCCGCTTTAACTTTTGCCGCAGCATCCTCAAATAATTGGGTTCCTGATTCTAGGGTCTTTAAAAACGCATTTTCTTCTGTCACGGCAACCCGAAGGATACGTTCGCGATTCTCAGCTATCTCTGGATATGACGGAGTCATGGTGTCCATGATTGTGTTCATGAATTTTTCCATCGTTTTACCAGTTGCGCCCAGTAGCCGAGCTGAGCGGATAATTCGTCGCAGTAACCTTCGTAAAATGTAGCCGCGCCCTTCATTTCCTGGGGTAACACCGTCAAGAATGAGCATCATTGCCGTGCGCGAATGATCTGCGATTACCCGGAACCGGATGTCCGATTCCTGTTCTTTTCCGTAAGTGGTGGATGTTATTGCTTCCGCAGCATCAATGACGGGTCGAAGCAGATCGGTTTCGTAAACGTTATCGACGCCTTGAAGCAAGCATGCCACACGCTCGACCCCCATACCGGTGTCGATGTTTTTCTTCGGCAGTGGCCCGATAATTTCAAAGCTATCTTTCCCAGTTCCCTCACCACGTTCATTTTCCATGAACACGAGGTTCCAGATTTCCAGATACCGAGAATCATCGGCGATGGGTCCGCCTTCTTTGCCGTATTCCGGACCACGGTCATAATAGATTTCCGAACATGGCCCGCATGGACCTGGAACGCCCATGGACCAGTAGTTATCGGCCATTCCCAGCCGTTGAATCCGCTCAGGCGGCAATCCAATTACAGTTTCCCAAATATTTGCTGCTTCATCGTCATCAAGGTACACAGTGACCCATAATTTCTCCGGGTCGAAACCATAGCCACCTTCAGAAACCGGTTTGGTAAGAAGCGACCAAGCAAACTTGATAGCTCCTTCTTTAAAATATTGACCAAATGAGAAATTTCCAGCCATCTGGAAAAACGTGTTGTGACGTGTGGTAATACCCACTTCTTCAATATCCAAGGTGCGTACGCACTTTTGAATACTTGTAGCCGTGCCGCTAGCAAACGGCGGGTTTTGTTGCCCCAAGAAATACGGTTTGAACGGTACCATTCCGGCGTTGACGAACAACAGATTGGGGTCGTCCAGAATCAATGACGCCGATGGCACATATTCATGGCCAGCAGAAGTATAGTGGTTAATAAACCGTTCCCGGATTTCATGAGTTTGCACGACAAACGTCCTTAAATTTTTCGTTACATAATTCGGTGAATCTTTACCAGAGCGTGGGTGGCAACGCACTGGCACACAATTTGCTTACTTTAGCACTTTGCCCCGGATTAATGCGCGTAGCTTGTCGACGACCCCACGTAGCCGCTTCTCATTGCCGTGATCTGAAGGCCGGTAATACTCTACTTTGCCTAGTAACGTGTCCGGCAAATACTGCTGTGCAATAATCCCTGCCGGATAGTCGTGAGGGTACTGATATTCCACCGCATGACCTAATTGCTTAGCACCCGAATAATGCCCGTCCCGAAGATGGGGCGGCACTACTCCAGCTTTGCCCGCCCGCACGTCAGCGATAGCGGCATCAATCGCCTTATAGACGGTATTGGACTTCGGAGCGGTAGCTAGATAAATTGTGGCTTCGGCTAATGGAATTCGTGCTTCTGGCAAACCGATCAGCTGTGCTGCCTCCGCCGCAGCAACCGCTATTGACAGTGCCTGTGGGTCAGCCATACCTATGTCCTCAGCAGCATGCACGATCAACCGGCGGGCAATAAACCTCGGGTCCTCACCTGCCTCAATCATTCGTGCTAGGTAGTGGACCGCCGCGTCGACATCCGAACCTCGAATCGATTTAATGAACGCTGAGGTCACGTCATAATGTTGATCCCCGTCACGATCATAGCGGACTACTGCTCGGTCAATATTTGCACTAATCACATCCCTATCAAGCACTCCACCATCAACGACTGCCTCAGATGCTGCCTCCAAATACGTCAGAGCACGTCTAGCATCGCCGCCGGATAACGCGACCAATTGGTCAAGTGCTTCAGACGTGACGCTAATGCGATTAGCCAATCCCCGGTCATCGGAAATAGCGCGGTTAAGGACGTCCCAGATTGCGCCGTCGTCAAGCGGCTGTAGCTGCAGGAGCAATGACCGCGAAAGTAACGGCGCTACCACCGAGAAGCTGGGGTTTTCGGTGGTAGCCGCCACTAAAAGTACCGTCCGGTTTTCCACAGCCGCCAGTAATGCATCCTGTTGGGTCTTAGAAAAACGATGGACTTCGTCGATAAAGAGCACTGTACGAATCCCATCGATCAACGCCCGCCGTGCCTGATCGATGACTAATCGTACTTCTTTTACGCCTGAATTCAACGCTGATAGACCAACGAACTTGTGGCCAGTTGCAGAAGAAATGAGCGACGCGATGGTGGTTTTTCCGGTTCCGGGCGGCCCGTACAAAATGATACTCGCTGCACCTGAGCCCTCAATGAGCCGACGAAGTGGTTTACCGGGCGCTAACAGGTGTTCTTGGCCTGCAACTTCTTCCAGGCTTCTCGGCCGCATTCGCGCCGCCAACGGCGCGTGGGAGCCCACGGTGAAAAACTCGTTTCTATCACCGCTGCTCCCCTGGGGGGCGTCGAAAAGCGTGTCAGCCACGATAATTACCGTTCTTCAACAGTGAGTCGGGAAACCACTTCACGTGCAAACGTCGCGATTGGGGCGAAGTTTGAACCGTTACCCCGAGCCGCGAACCGCTCCAGCGCTTCGAAAGTTTCGTAAAGATCAAGGCGAATGAGCCGCATATCATCTTCTGGTTCCACCGGTGTACCGCTGAGCAAATCAATAGCCCACGGTGAAGCGGATTCCACCAAGCTAGCGATGGTTTCTTCATCCAAATCGATAGCTTTACCATTAGGTAGGATCATCGCCAGTACTTCTGGATCGTTAACATCAAAATGCATTAAAGCAACTGAGGAAAAAGACCAACCTATCATCGCTGCGATGATCCGAGCGTTGAGGCGCTCCCTATTATTGACGTTTGGCCACATAACGTTGACTTCCCGCACCCAGGAATCTATGAAAACATCCGCTTCTTCATCGGAGATTGGCCGGGTGGACAGATTCTGCGGGAAACCAGCAACCACGCATGCCACATCGAAAGCGGCATCCCTAAAACCTGCCCATTCGTAATCCAAAAAGTGAGTTCTATCAGAAACAATTACGTTTTCTGGGGTCAGGTCGAACGGAGTAAAAGCCCGATGTTGCCCTGAACTTAACCTTCGGGAAGCCTCCGCTGCAAGATTAGTTACCTCCTGAGGAATCTCAATTCCGGCGGCACGCACCAGCCGTTCACCGATAGCAATCGCTGCTACCGGCATGTGCTCCCGAACCCGATGCACCTCTTTAATCTGCGGGTGTTTTGCAAGCATCCGGCCGAGCAAAATGTTGAAGTCCTGCTCTTTATCCGCAGTGCTGGCATGCATCTTGCCTATCGCTTTACCGAGTGCACGCAAAATCTCAACACGGTTATCTTGAGATGACCGCATTAAAAGCTCAGCGAAGGTATCGCCATCACCTGCATCGGTGATTACTAGAAGCTTCTTTTCCACATCATGGGTCAAAAGCACCGGGCCTGGCCTGACATCTTCTTGCAGGCTGGTAGTGAACTGATAGGCGACGATTTCCCGAATCAGATTAGCTTCATCGCCGATATTCCCGGCACCCGGAACGTATTTCAAAACAACAGACCGTTGCTGCAAAAACGGCGATGGTGCTACCTTCGCACGCAAAACAACAGCATTTCCAGATCCGCTTAATTCTTTGACGTCGGTTAGCGACTGATTGCCACCGAACCGTTGCGATAACAACCCTTCTGCAGTAATCACAATGTCACGAATAAGCTCTGGGCTTGGGCTGTTCATCTGAGCGTTTCACCTCGAAGTACATAAGTGAATAGAAGAAAACTAGCTAGCGTTTCGCTTTTGAAGCTGCTAGCCGGTTCTAACGTTAAGCCTACGTTAGGTACGGCTACCGTGTAGGCCCAAACTGTTAAGCGTTACCGAATTGTAGGTTCAGTAACGCCGGAAATTAATAGCTACTTAGCTTCGGATTTCTTAGGTTTGAAATCCACGCCAGTTTCGCGACGCTGCTCTAACGGAATTGGCGCTGGTGCGTCGGTCAATGGGTCGACACCACCACCGGACTTCGGGAAGGCGATGACATCGCGAATGGAGTCGAACCCACCCAGCAAGGAAACGATTCGATCCCAGCCAAGGGCGATACCGCCGTGCGGTGGCGCACCGAAAGCAAAGGCCTCGAGCAAGAAGCCGAATTTCTCGTTCGCTTCCTCTTCGGTGATACCCATGACTTTGAACACTCGCTCTTGGATGTCCCGGCGGTGGATACGAATCGAACCACCACCGATTTCGTTTCCGTTGCATACGATGTCGTAGGCATATGCGAGCGCTTCGCCCGGGTTGGAATCGAAGGTTTCAACGCACTCTGGTTTCGGCGAGGTAAACGCGTGGTGAACCGCTGTCCAGGCTGAATGCCCAAGAGCAACGTCACCGGAGGCGGTGGCATCTGCCGACGGCTCAAACATTGGAGCATCAACAACCCAAGTAAACGCCCAGTCGCCGTCTTTAATGAGATCGAGTTTCTTGGCAATCTCACCTCGTGCTGCCCCCAAAAGCGCCCGCGAGCTCTTGGTATCACCTGCTGCAAAGAAGATGCAGTCACCTGGTTTCGCACCAACGTGTCCAGCGATTCCGGCACGCTCAGCATCGGAAAGGTTCTTGGCCACCGGGCCGGAAAGCTCGCCGTCTTCGCCCACCAGAATATAAGCAAGTCCTTTCGCGCCCCGCTGTTTTGCCCATTCTTGCCAACCATCTAACTGTCGGCGTGGTTGGGAGGCACCACCAGCCATCACCACAGCGCCAACATATTCGTTTTGGAATACCCTAAACGGAGTGTCCTTGAAGAACTCGGTGCACTCGACCAATTCAATATCGAATCGAAGATCCGGTTTATCTGAACCAAACCGGCGCATTGCCTCGTGGTAGGTCATCCGCGGAATCGGGGTGGAGATTTCGTAACCGATGAGCTTCCACAATTCCACCAAGATTTCCTCGGCAAGCGCAATAACGTCGTCTTGATCGACGAAGCTCATCTCGATGTCGAGCTGGGTGAATTCCGGTTGGCGGTCCGCCCGGAAGTCCTCATCGCGATAACAACGTGCCAGCTGGTAATAGCGTTCCATGCCGGCAACCATCAATAACTGCTTGAACAGCTGTGGGGACTGCGGCAATGCATACCAAGAGCCAGGCTTGAGCCGGGCTGGCACGAGGAAGTCACGTGCACCTTCCGGGGTGGAACGGGTCAATGTTGGTGTCTCGATCTCCACAAAATCATGATTGCCGAGCACCTTCCGAGCAGCCTGGTTAGCGCGTGAGCGCAACCGCAGGGCCTCGCCTTGGTGTGGGCGGCGTAAATCGAGGTACCGATATTTCAGACGGGCTTCTTCGCCCACTTCGCCGCCTTTGGCGGCATCATCTATTTGGAATGGCAGTGCAGCAGCCTCGTTGAGCACTTCGAGTTCAGTGACGTTTACTTCCACATCACCGGATGGCAGGTTGGGGTTTTCCGAACCTGCTGGACGCAACTCGACGGTTCCGGTGACCTTGAGGCAAAATTCGCTGCGCAGGTGATGGGCTTCTTCTGCCACTGCATTATCGCGGAAAACAACCTGTGCGATCCCGGAAGAGTCCCGCAGATCAATGAAGATAACACCGCCGTGGTCTCGGCGGCGGGAAACCCAACCGGTTAAGGTGACAGACTGTCCGGCAGTCTCCTTACGAAGTTCTCCTGCGAGATGAGTGCGCAGCACTGGCCTCAAATCCTTTCAAGAAAGCCATGCTTAACCCAAGAACCAGTTTCATTACGGTTTGTATCAATTCACCCTATGTAACTAGCTCAAGTAGGAATGCTTGGCGATTGTGCGGTTATTTGATTGTTATCAGACCCTAGAAGTCTACCGTTATCCGGGCGAAAAGGCGCATTCTGTGTGCTAAACCCAAGCATCTACAGATCACTTGTCCCATTAAAGCTGGTAGCTACTGGTGGTCAATCCTTCACTGTCACAGCGTTTCATGGAAGAATATATAACTATGACATTCCGACCTGATGTTACTTTACGTAGCGATCGTGTGCAGCGCGCCGGTAAAGCCCGCGGCATGGCCGTTGGTGGCGGCGGCATAGGTATTTTGCTGCTCGCTGGGATCATGTATTTCATGGGCGCCGACCCTAGCCAGATTGCAGATGTTTTGGGCGGCAATCAGCAAACTGGGGCCGAAAATCAAAACTCGACATTAGATCACTGCAAGACCGGTGCCGACGCTAATGAGCACGCCGACTGCCGTGTATCTGCTACCGCAGAATCTCTCGATGGCGTCTGGGAAAAAGTGCTTCCACAACAAGCCGGAATCAAATACGTTCCGCCCCAAGCTCGTACTTTAGACGGTTCCGCTCAGACCGGTTGCGGCATGGCAACCTCTGCCACCGGGCCGTTTTATTGCCCCGGTGATCAGACAGCGTATTTCGATGTTTCCTTCTTCGAGAAGCTTCCACAGTTTGGCGCTAAAAACACCCCGTTTGCGCAGGAATATATCGTGGCGCACGAATTTGGCCACCATATTCAGAAATTGCAGGGAACGTTGCATCTGTCTAATTACAATGAGCCAGGTGCCGATTCCAATGCGGTGAAGATTGAATTGCAGGCAGACTGCTACGCCGGGATTTGGGCGCATTATGCGGATAAGGGTGAAAATGCTTTCCTACAGCCCATTACCCAGGAAGAATTAGCTGGTGCTATCAATGCCGCCCGGGCGGTGGGTGACGATAATATCCAAAAGCGTTCCGGCGGTACTGTTCGCCCAGACCTATTTACTCATGGTACTTCAGAGCAACGCCAGCAGGCGTTCCTTAACGGATACCAAAGCGGCCAGCTTTCTAGCTGCCCACTATAAAGTTTTCTGTAAATCTTTTTAGCAGTCGTAGTCACTGTTGTAGCCCAAAGGTGCCATCGTTTAAAGTCAGATGCACAACGTCCGGCCCAACGTTTTATAACGTGGGCCGGACGTTTATCTGATTTCGGCTTTCAATTTTACTGCGGTTTCACTTGTCGACGTCCCCGGGTCGCACCCCAATTACTGGATTGGTCGGTTACTGTCGTTTGTGGAATCTGGTTCTTGCGCGGGTGTTGTTGATACGGTTGTTGGTTCGGATGCTTCGGATTCCATCGTATCTTCCGCACTGTTAGTTCCTGTATCGTCGGTGATTCCCAGGCGTTTGCGCTCGGCTGCGATGATGTCTGCGGCAATCTGTGCTTCAGAAACATCGACGGCGTCGTGGACGTCAGCGGCTTCGGATTCCCGCGCGTATTGATCAAATAATTGCCGTTTTTCTTTGGTTATTTCCAACAGACGTTCGTCGACCGTGTCGTCACCGATGATTCGATGAACGTGCACGATTTCGGTCTGTCCCATACGGTGCGCCCGTGCAATTGCTTGGTCTTCCAGGCTGGGCTTGACTTGCACCTCAGCCAAAACAACAATCTGAGCCTTCTGGATATTAAGTCCCACACCACCGGCACCGATCTGCGCCAGCAAAACGCTACCACTGACGCCTAGGTCGTCGACAAGCAACTGGCGCTGGGCTGGTGGAACGTCACCGTTAATAACACCGACCGATTTAGTGGCGAATTCTTCTTGCAAGCGCTCCAAAACATCGCGGAAGTAACTAAAAATCAGGACGTTCTTGTTTTCAGTTTCTGCGTCGGCGACGATTTCCCGGATGCGTTCGACCTTGGCACACATCGGCGACTGAGACTGAAATGCCGCCCGGCGCGCCCGCATCCAATTGGAGTCGGTGATAGCGGCCGCGTAGTTCTTTTCGTCAGCGGAGCTAAGCGTCACCCAATCAAGGTTCTCAACCTTTTCTGGGAGTTCATCAAGCACGTCTTGCTGGTTGCGTCGCAAGTATGCGGGTGCCACCCGTACCCGAAATTGTGCGGGACGTTCGGCAGAATCCTCGGGGCTATCTGACAGCAATTCGGGCTGAACGTAACGGACTAGTTGTCGGAATTCCTTCAACCGGTTTTCCATCGGTGTACCGGTCATGAGCAGCGCGTAGTCGGCTCCTTCGATGAGTTTCGCGACCGCTTTGGATCGAAGTGCCCCCGGATTTTTCACGAAGTGCGCTTCATCAACTATCACCATCTCTGGTGCAGCTATATCCATACTGCGGGCACCATCGTAGGTGACTATGAGGAATCCCCCGGTTTCCGCCCAGCTAGAAACAGCAACTTCTTTTGCTTCACCGTGCCCAATGTGGACGGGAATATTGGTGAATTTCGTTATTTCGCGACTCCAGTTCACGATCAATGACGCAGGAACAACCACTGCAATTCGCGCAGCAGGCTGTGTTGCGGAAAGATGGGCTGCCGCCGCCAAAGCTTGCACGGTTTTGCCAAGCCCCATCTCGTCGCCAAGAATCGTTTTCTTGCGCACCAAAGTGAATTTGGCACCGAAGCTCTGATAGCCACGCAGGTACAGATCGTGGAGCAATTCGTCGTTGAGTTGTAAAGCGCGGATCGCTTCAATTGTGGATTCGTCCAGACCCGCGAGATTCGTCGCGGCAGCACTTTTTTCTAACAGCGCGTCGAGCAATGATTGATAATGCGCCGGTCGGGATAGATAATCCACCCACGCTTCCTCGCTGAGCTGCCGTGCCGTCGTCAGGGTGTCTGCTCCGATAGGTACCGAGGCGGCCTGAGTCATCAATGACTCTGGTGCTGCGACTGCCCACGCGATGTCATCCAAAAACTGTCCGTAGCAATTCTCTCCTGCTTTCACTACAACCAAGGCAGTTCCAGCCGGGTTCATGTTCTCCGGAAACTCGGCGAAGTAGCGAATTAGGCGTTCCCGCCGGTTTTTCTGATCGATCGTCAATGTATCGGTCAATTCAAATACTTTTAACACACCGACCAGGTTTTTCGCTGCCGGTGACGCTTCGGTACCTATCGTGGCGGTATCAGCTGCCTGTGCTTCCGAAAGCAACGTTTGGGCGGCCGCCTTGAGCCGATTGGCGGTCTGGAGTCCAATGCCTGAAACTTGGGTCAACGTCGTTATCGGTGTATGCAAAACATCGTGCACAGTTGAAATCCCGATTTCCGCTAATCCGGTAGTTCGGAGCCGGTCATTCGTGACTGTTTTTAAATGATCAACGGGTAATTCCCGCATCAATAGTTCGGCTCGTTCGCTCTGAAGCTGGTGCAATTGTCGCCTGGCTTCTTCGGTTAACTGTGGCTGGGCGAGCGGATCGTGGATTATGCGTTGCACCAGCATGAATGTCGGATAGACGTAATTTCGGTCGAGCGTATCGAACCCAATTCCTACGGTATTTTCCAACCCGAGTTCCGCGACCAATGCGTTGCGGGCGGCGGAAATATATGTATCTGGTAGCCCGTGTACGCCTGGATTTAAGTGGACTCCGCGAAGTTGGAGGTTGTTGGCTAGCTGTGCCCGGTGCAAGGCATCTTTGGCCACGGTTTCTAATTCGGAAATTGCGGGATCCGTCAGCCGAAGCTCCAGTTCCTCAGCGGCGGCCTGAGCCGCTGCATTATGTGCGGCCGAAGAAAACAGCGAACCGAACAGACTTCCTGCTTTCTCACTCGCCCGATAAAGCTGACCAAGCGGCGCGATCAAGTTCAGGAACTTTTGTAGGGATTCGAGGGCGTCGGTGCATTCGGCGCGGACGAACATTCCCGGCGGCCATGTGATCATCGTGGGATCTATCACGTGGACCGATTCCGCACCGTCAGTGATGCCGATTTGCGTGGAAACGCGGGCTGGAAGTGGTTCTGCCGTTAGGGTGGCAATTAACGCTTCGACGGTCGGAATGTAGTCGATTAACGCGGCGGCACGGTTGCGTAATGCATTGACTCGGGAACGATCCATGCCCTCATTCTAAACAGATACTTCAGGCCGGAAGTCTTTCATTTTCCACCGGCGATCCCGCCGGGCGGACAAACCAGAGGCGGTTAAGAATAACGCCATGACAACCACAAGGAAGAGCACCGCTTCTATGGCTCGGTCGTCATAGGCTGCATCAATTCCAAAAATTATTTCTCGGGTTAGGTTCACTGAATAGGTCATGGGGTCAATAGTATGGAACCACCGAAGCGGAGTAGGCTGGGTTTCCGGTGGATAAAGCCCGCCGGAGGACACTATCTGCAGCGTCATTAATCCCAAACACAGAACACGGCCAACCGTTGCCCCAAAAATATTGTTCAAACCTTGAGTTATGGCGATGAACGCGACGGAGATCAGGCACATGCTGGCCCACAGCCCTAGTTCGTGGACTGCATGTAGCCCCAGTGCGAAGCGCTGAACGCAAAACATGATGGTGGCTTGGGCTATGCCCACCACGATCGCGGGCAAATACGATGCCATGACGCCGCGGATGGGAACCGCACCGGAGTCGATGGCGCGGCGCTGTGATGGGCGCAGCAGCATGAATATTACGGTGGCGCCCATAAACAGGCCGATGGAGATGAACATTGGGGCGAGTCCCACACCAAATAGCGAAAGTTCGTCTTTGGTTTGTTGTTCTTTAACCGGAGTGGCGAACGAGGCGGACGCTCCGTCCGCGAAACCAGGAACTTGTTCCGCGCCTTGGTTTAATTTCAGTGAGAGTTCGCCACTGCCTTCGTCTAAGCGAACCATGCCGCTTGCTAGTTGGTTCGCGCCGACGGTTAATTGCTGTGCTCCTTGCGCCAACTTAGAGGTACCGTCTGCCAGCTTTCGGCTGCCAACGACCAGCCGCTCGGACCCGTCGGAAAGCTTGTGCACGCCTTCAGATAGCTGACGAGCGCCGTCTGTTGCTTTGTTTAGTCCTGCCCGGTATTCGGCTGTCGGATCTGTTAGCTGCCGGTGCAATTCTTGCGCGCCAGCAGATAATTGGTTGAGTTTGCTGATGGCGTCATCACCGTTACCCAATCCTTGGTTGCGGATATTCCAAACGATGGCATCTGCTTGCTGTGCAAGATCTGTTGCCTGCGGAATATTCAACGATCGCAGTTGCGCTGCGAGATTGATCAACGGGGTCAGTGCTTCTTCTTGTTCACCGGCCACTGTCGCTGCCGGACCAGTGAGCTTGGTTACCCCCTCACTGATTTGCCCAGCACCAGCACCTAATCGATCAGTAGCGGCGTTTAATTGGCTCAGGCCGTCGGCTAGCGATTGCGAGGCCCCAGCTGCAGTATTCAGATTTGTGCTCAGTGTTTCAGCCCCGTCAGCGAGTTGATGGGCTGCGTCGTCTGCAGTGATCAGGCCGTCGGCTAGCGTGCCTGCTCCACCATCGAGTTTTTGGGCACCATCGGTTGCGGTGTGTGCTCCATCAGCGAGTTGCTTCGCGCCGTCTCCTGCTTTGCTAAGATTGTCCTTGATAGTGCTGAACCCTACAAGCAATTGGTCGACAAGTTTCTCCCCTAAATTTTCATTGACAATCATCAACACTTGGTTGACAACTTGATTGCCCAAAGCGGTACCAAGTAATCCATTGGTGTTGTTAAACACCGCATTCATCGTGGCGTGATGCGGATTATCGGTATTGACGCTAGAAACTGCTTGGGAAAAGTCTTCCGGAAATTCGATGGCGAAATAGTATGTTCCGTTTGCCACACCTTCTTGGGCTTCCTCGACCGTGGTTTCGTGAAAGTCGACAGCACCGGAGGCGAGTAGCTTTTCGACGATCAAATCGCCAGCGTTCAATTCTTCGCCGTTGACTTCTGCCCCCTCATCGGAATTGATCACCGCGACAGGCAAGTTATTCAGTCGCCCGATTGGGTCCCAGTAGCTCCAAACGAAGAGTCCGCCAAACAATAATGGAAGAAGCATGATAACTGCCAAAGCCAAGGGCGGCAGTTTGCCGCGAGAAAATCGCCGCAGCTCCGAGCCGATATGAAACGTGCTCATTTATTCTGCCTCCCCGTTTCCTCGATGGTTATGCACCGCGACTACATGATGGCAAATGGCATCAGTATCGGGGTTAACGCTCATTGCGACAACCGGCATGGTGGCGCTGAGCGAACGTAAGTTACGCAGTAGGTTATTGCGTAATTCAAGGCTACGCAGTTGATCGATGTCATCGACCAATAGCAATGCTGCATCCGGCCGCGACATTATCGCCAACACGATTCGCAACACGAACCGGCGGTACGGGTCTAATTGTCCTACTAGGGTGCGCTTGGCGGCTTCATTATCCATATCAAACCCAAGCAGATCGGCTGCCTTGCGGTATGACGCAATGGTATCGATGTTTCGCGGGGTTGGTTTCCACCATT
The nucleotide sequence above comes from Corynebacterium mustelae. Encoded proteins:
- a CDS encoding replication-associated recombination protein A, encoding MVADTLFDAPQGSSGDRNEFFTVGSHAPLAARMRPRSLEEVAGQEHLLAPGKPLRRLIEGSGAASIILYGPPGTGKTTIASLISSATGHKFVGLSALNSGVKEVRLVIDQARRALIDGIRTVLFIDEVHRFSKTQQDALLAAVENRTVLLVAATTENPSFSVVAPLLSRSLLLQLQPLDDGAIWDVLNRAISDDRGLANRISVTSEALDQLVALSGGDARRALTYLEAASEAVVDGGVLDRDVISANIDRAVVRYDRDGDQHYDVTSAFIKSIRGSDVDAAVHYLARMIEAGEDPRFIARRLIVHAAEDIGMADPQALSIAVAAAEAAQLIGLPEARIPLAEATIYLATAPKSNTVYKAIDAAIADVRAGKAGVVPPHLRDGHYSGAKQLGHAVEYQYPHDYPAGIIAQQYLPDTLLGKVEYYRPSDHGNEKRLRGVVDKLRALIRGKVLK
- the ypfJ gene encoding KPN_02809 family neutral zinc metallopeptidase, which produces MTFRPDVTLRSDRVQRAGKARGMAVGGGGIGILLLAGIMYFMGADPSQIADVLGGNQQTGAENQNSTLDHCKTGADANEHADCRVSATAESLDGVWEKVLPQQAGIKYVPPQARTLDGSAQTGCGMATSATGPFYCPGDQTAYFDVSFFEKLPQFGAKNTPFAQEYIVAHEFGHHIQKLQGTLHLSNYNEPGADSNAVKIELQADCYAGIWAHYADKGENAFLQPITQEELAGAINAARAVGDDNIQKRSGGTVRPDLFTHGTSEQRQQAFLNGYQSGQLSSCPL
- the aspS gene encoding aspartate--tRNA ligase, whose protein sequence is MLRTHLAGELRKETAGQSVTLTGWVSRRRDHGGVIFIDLRDSSGIAQVVFRDNAVAEEAHHLRSEFCLKVTGTVELRPAGSENPNLPSGDVEVNVTELEVLNEAAALPFQIDDAAKGGEVGEEARLKYRYLDLRRPHQGEALRLRSRANQAARKVLGNHDFVEIETPTLTRSTPEGARDFLVPARLKPGSWYALPQSPQLFKQLLMVAGMERYYQLARCYRDEDFRADRQPEFTQLDIEMSFVDQDDVIALAEEILVELWKLIGYEISTPIPRMTYHEAMRRFGSDKPDLRFDIELVECTEFFKDTPFRVFQNEYVGAVVMAGGASQPRRQLDGWQEWAKQRGAKGLAYILVGEDGELSGPVAKNLSDAERAGIAGHVGAKPGDCIFFAAGDTKSSRALLGAARGEIAKKLDLIKDGDWAFTWVVDAPMFEPSADATASGDVALGHSAWTAVHHAFTSPKPECVETFDSNPGEALAYAYDIVCNGNEIGGGSIRIHRRDIQERVFKVMGITEEEANEKFGFLLEAFAFGAPPHGGIALGWDRIVSLLGGFDSIRDVIAFPKSGGGVDPLTDAPAPIPLEQRRETGVDFKPKKSEAK
- a CDS encoding phosphotransferase codes for the protein MNSPSPELIRDIVITAEGLLSQRFGGNQSLTDVKELSGSGNAVVLRAKVAPSPFLQQRSVVLKYVPGAGNIGDEANLIREIVAYQFTTSLQEDVRPGPVLLTHDVEKKLLVITDAGDGDTFAELLMRSSQDNRVEILRALGKAIGKMHASTADKEQDFNILLGRMLAKHPQIKEVHRVREHMPVAAIAIGERLVRAAGIEIPQEVTNLAAEASRRLSSGQHRAFTPFDLTPENVIVSDRTHFLDYEWAGFRDAAFDVACVVAGFPQNLSTRPISDEEADVFIDSWVREVNVMWPNVNNRERLNARIIAAMIGWSFSSVALMHFDVNDPEVLAMILPNGKAIDLDEETIASLVESASPWAIDLLSGTPVEPEDDMRLIRLDLYETFEALERFAARGNGSNFAPIATFAREVVSRLTVEER
- the alaS gene encoding alanine--tRNA ligase: MQTHEIRERFINHYTSAGHEYVPSASLILDDPNLLFVNAGMVPFKPYFLGQQNPPFASGTATSIQKCVRTLDIEEVGITTRHNTFFQMAGNFSFGQYFKEGAIKFAWSLLTKPVSEGGYGFDPEKLWVTVYLDDDEAANIWETVIGLPPERIQRLGMADNYWSMGVPGPCGPCSEIYYDRGPEYGKEGGPIADDSRYLEIWNLVFMENERGEGTGKDSFEIIGPLPKKNIDTGMGVERVACLLQGVDNVYETDLLRPVIDAAEAITSTTYGKEQESDIRFRVIADHSRTAMMLILDGVTPGNEGRGYILRRLLRRIIRSARLLGATGKTMEKFMNTIMDTMTPSYPEIAENRERILRVAVTEENAFLKTLESGTQLFEDAAAKVKAEGSKTLMGADAFALHDTYGFPIDLTLEMAAEAGLEVDTEGFDTLMAQQRARAKADSQAKKHGHADLSIYRQWVDEHPTEFVGFDDLETDSKVIGLIADGQKVNEVHAGQEVEVILDASSFYAESGGQIGDRGLIKMGDTLLNVHDVQKVGKKLWVHRAVIENGGLGIGDTVTASVDPKWRHAARQAHSATHLIHAALREVLGPTAVQAGSMNKPGYLRFDFNYTEALTPHQLEQIEAITNEAVDADWQVNTIETTLDDAKKMGAMALFGENYGNLVRVVEIGGPFSMELCGGTHVDHSSQIGPVAVLGESSIGSGARRIEAYSGLDSFRYLSKERALVEGLATSLKAPAEEVPDRVAQLAAKLKEAEKHIADLRQAQLLAQSAKLLSSALVSGKIRVIAVRLDDETAPSDLRSLASDIKSKLGAEPGVVVLTAATDNKVPYVVAATPAAISLGVKSGDLVKKFGEYVNGRGGGKPDMAQGSGTDVEGIQAGFKAIYEQVSQY